One genomic region from Ralstonia pickettii DTP0602 encodes:
- a CDS encoding TetR family transcriptional regulator (K16137: nemR; TetR/AcrR family transcriptional regulator, transcriptional repressor for nem operon), with translation MRYSQDQKAETHKHIVKTASTQFRKHGVNGIGVAQLMKSAGMTHGGFYAHFDSKDALIAEAIDAAFDQTMEFLEHAAQAAPPTQRKSAIVGAYVSKKHRDNPGSGCAIAALGTDVSRLEAKTRRRFEARVASLIELVAGSDDEASRKDAIVTLASMVGGLVLARAVRSEALSTEIVDALQSSL, from the coding sequence ATGCGTTATTCACAGGACCAGAAAGCCGAAACCCACAAGCACATCGTCAAGACGGCTTCGACGCAATTTCGCAAGCACGGTGTCAACGGCATCGGCGTGGCGCAGTTGATGAAGAGCGCCGGCATGACGCATGGCGGTTTCTACGCACACTTCGACTCCAAGGACGCCTTGATTGCCGAGGCAATTGATGCCGCCTTCGACCAGACCATGGAGTTTCTCGAGCACGCAGCGCAAGCCGCGCCGCCCACGCAGCGCAAGAGCGCCATCGTTGGCGCCTATGTGAGCAAGAAGCACCGCGACAATCCTGGATCGGGTTGCGCGATCGCAGCGCTCGGCACGGATGTTTCGCGCCTTGAGGCCAAGACGCGGCGGCGCTTCGAGGCGCGCGTCGCGTCGCTGATCGAACTGGTCGCGGGGAGTGATGATGAGGCTTCCCGCAAGGACGCGATCGTCACGCTCGCTTCCATGGTCGGCGGCCTCGTGCTGGCTCGCGCCGTCCGCTCGGAAGCGCTGTCCACGGAAATCGTGGATGCCCTCCAGTCGTCGCTATAG
- a CDS encoding 4-hydroxybenzoate transporter (K08195: pcaK; MFS transporter, AAHS family, 4-hydroxybenzoate transporter) produces MKPQQSGLPGTIDVQAFIDNQRFSPYQWMVLIVCFLVVVADGFDTAAIGYVAPSVTREWGVSKLVLGNVLSASLVGLALGALIAGPCADRFGRKAVLFVSVVAFGLFSLATASAASAAELSGWRFLTGLGLGAAIPNATTLLAEYAPARRRAFLVNSMFCGFTLGAAGGGFLAALIIPAWGWRSVFIVGGVAPLALAVLVLALPESIRFMVLRDWPADKIRTVLRRIAGSAEIHASRFTLPDDQADKLRSPLALILSLRYRTGTLMLWTTYFLGVLVFYLVTSWMPTLVKEAGATVAEASLIAALFPLGGTLGAIACGWLMDRIDPHRVIGVAYFFTAVFTLAMGQATSGAYLTMLTPIAGLFMGAGLVSMPALAASFYPTHGRACGVGWMLGIGRFGGILGAVAGGTLLQLGLGMSSILSILAVPALLAAVAVAYKGWAGAAETPLRTGFANEA; encoded by the coding sequence ATGAAACCACAGCAGTCCGGCTTGCCGGGGACGATCGACGTCCAGGCGTTTATCGACAACCAGAGATTCTCCCCCTACCAATGGATGGTGCTCATCGTCTGCTTCCTGGTGGTGGTGGCCGATGGCTTCGACACTGCCGCGATCGGCTATGTGGCGCCATCGGTGACCAGGGAGTGGGGCGTTTCGAAGCTTGTCCTGGGCAATGTACTCAGCGCTTCGCTGGTCGGCCTTGCGCTGGGCGCGCTGATCGCGGGACCCTGCGCCGACAGGTTTGGGCGCAAGGCCGTGCTCTTTGTATCCGTGGTTGCCTTTGGGCTCTTCAGCCTGGCCACCGCTTCCGCGGCATCCGCCGCCGAGCTGTCCGGCTGGCGCTTCCTGACCGGCCTCGGGCTCGGCGCGGCGATTCCGAACGCGACCACGCTGCTGGCCGAATACGCGCCGGCCAGGCGCCGCGCATTCCTGGTGAACAGTATGTTCTGCGGCTTTACGCTGGGGGCGGCGGGCGGCGGCTTCCTGGCCGCGCTCATCATTCCCGCATGGGGCTGGCGCAGCGTCTTTATCGTTGGCGGTGTGGCGCCGCTGGCTCTCGCCGTGCTGGTACTTGCGCTGCCGGAATCGATCCGGTTCATGGTGCTGCGCGACTGGCCAGCCGACAAGATCAGGACGGTGCTGCGGCGCATCGCAGGGTCGGCGGAAATCCATGCGTCCCGATTCACCTTGCCCGATGACCAGGCCGACAAGCTGCGCTCACCGCTCGCGCTGATCCTGTCGCTGCGATATCGCACCGGAACGCTCATGCTCTGGACCACCTACTTCCTCGGTGTGCTGGTCTTCTACCTGGTGACCAGCTGGATGCCGACGCTCGTCAAGGAGGCCGGCGCGACCGTGGCCGAGGCCTCGCTGATTGCGGCGCTGTTCCCGCTGGGCGGCACGCTGGGCGCCATTGCCTGCGGCTGGCTGATGGATCGCATCGATCCGCATCGCGTGATCGGAGTGGCCTATTTCTTCACTGCCGTATTCACCCTGGCGATGGGGCAGGCGACCAGCGGGGCATACCTGACCATGTTGACCCCGATTGCCGGGCTGTTCATGGGGGCTGGGCTGGTCTCCATGCCAGCGCTGGCCGCTTCCTTCTATCCCACCCACGGCCGTGCCTGCGGGGTGGGATGGATGCTGGGAATCGGGCGCTTCGGCGGCATCCTGGGCGCCGTTGCCGGCGGCACGCTGCTGCAGCTTGGCCTCGGTATGAGTTCGATTCTCAGCATCCTCGCGGTGCCGGCCCTGCTTGCAGCCGTGGCCGTCGCCTACAAGGGGTGGGCGGGCGCGGCGGAGACGCCGCTGCGGACGGGCTTTGCCAACGAAGCGTGA